A genomic segment from Montipora foliosa isolate CH-2021 chromosome 9, ASM3666993v2, whole genome shotgun sequence encodes:
- the LOC137970061 gene encoding uncharacterized protein — MEKLSETTSRKLQEENQPKKKARRSTSDTIEYIKERNEAEFALRREQLELKRLDQISFSIHTCYRKEGQVFSRKIERIRIKIGERENMNSAHCKVEFGVEKADPVRVADALQIPAVAAFAMV; from the exons ATGGAGAAACTTTCAGAAACAACAAGCAGAAAGCTCCAGGAAGAAAATCAGCCAAAGAAAAAGGCAAGGCGCTCCACTAGTGATACCATAGAATAtattaaagaaagaaatgaggCTGAATTTGCCTTACGACGAGAGCAGCTTGAACTGAAAAG ATTAGATCAGATTAGCTTTTCAATACACACGTGCTATCGGAAGGAAGGACAGGTTTTCTCAAGAAAGATCGAAAGAATAAGAATTAAGATTGGAGAAAGAG AAAACATGAATTCAGCTCATTGCAAGGTCGAATTTGGAGTTGAAAAAGCAGACCCGGTTCGTGTTGCAGATGCTTTACAGATTCCAGCCGTTGCAGCATTTGCGATGGTTTAG